From one Malus sylvestris chromosome 1, drMalSylv7.2, whole genome shotgun sequence genomic stretch:
- the LOC126620315 gene encoding phragmoplastin DRP1B-like — MESLISLVNKIQRACTALGDHGEEGAMPTLWDSLPAIAVVGGQSSGKSSVLESVVGKDFLPRGSGIVTRRPLVLQLHKIDEGREYAEFMHLPRKRFTDFAAVRQEISDETDRETGRSKAISTVPIHLSIFSPNVVNLTLIDLPGLTKVAVDGQAESTVKDIEDMVRSFIEKPNCIILAISPANQDLATSDAIKISREVDPKGERTFGVLTKIDLMDQGTNAVDILEGRSYKLQFPWIGIVNRSQADINKSVDMIAARRREREYFSGSPEYRHLANRMGSEHLGRVLSKHLEVVIKSRIPGLQSLVSKTIGELEAELSRLGKPIAADAGGKLYVIMEISRTFDQIFKEHLDGVRSGGEKVYGVFDNQFPAALKRLQFDRYLSMDNIRKLITEADGYQPHLIAPEQGYRRLIESSLICIRGPAEMAVDAVHGILKDLAQKSINETTELKQYPTLRVEVANAAFESLERMKKESKRATLQLVDMECGYLTVDFFRKLPQDIDKGGNPTHSLFDRYNDAYLRRVGHNVLSYVNMVCSSLRIAIPKSIIYCQVREAKRCLLDHFFAELGAKEVRILAKLLDEDPAVMQRRTLLAKRLELYRSAQFEIEAVAWSK, encoded by the exons ATGGAGAGTTTGATATCGCTGGTGAACAAAATACAGCGGGCTTGCACAGCCCTCGGCGACCACGGCGAGGAGGGCGCCATGCCCACTCTCTGGGACTCCTTGCCCGCCATCGCCGTCGTTGGCGGCCAG AGCTCCGGCAAGTCTTCCGTGTTGGAGAGCGTCGTCGGCAAGGACTTTCTTCCTCGCGGTTCAG GAATTGTTACGCGGCGTCCTCTGGTTTTGCAGCTGCATAAGATCGACGAAGGAAGAGAATACGCTGAGTTTATGCACCTCCCCAGGAAGCGGTTCACCGATTTTG CTGCTGTGAGACAGGAGATATCTGATGAAACCGACAGAGAGACCGGCCGCTCGAAGGCAATTTCTACCGTTCCCATCCATCTTAGTATCTTCTCCCCTAACG TTGTGAACTTGACATTGATCGATCTTCCTGGGCTCACGAAAGTCGCTGTTG ATGGTCAAGCAGAGAGCACAGTGAAGGACATTGAGGATATGGTTAGGTCCTTcattgagaaa CCCAACTGTATTATTTTGGCTATTTCCCCTGCCAACCAAGATCTTGCTACTTCTGACGCAATTAAGATCTCTCGTGAAGTTGATCCTAAAG GGGAGAGGACATTTGGAGTTCTGACGAAGATTGATCTTATGGACCAGGGTACAAATGCAGTTGAT ATTTTGGAAGGAAGATCATATAAGCTACAGTTCCCCTGGATTGGCATTGTCAATCGCTCCCAAGCTGATATAAACAAGAGTGTTGATATGATTGCTGCTAGGCGTCGAGAGCGTGAATATTTTTCTGGTAGCCCAGAGTACAGGCATCTTGCAAACAGGATGGGCTCTGAGCATTTAGGCAGGGTGCTTTCTAAG CATCTAGAAGTTGTCATCAAGTCTCGAATTCCAGGCCTTCAGTCTCTTGTCAGCAAAACTATTGGTGAACTAGAGGCAGAACTAAGCCGACTCGGGAAGCCTATTGCTGCTGATGCTGGA GGAAAATTATATGTGATCATGGAAATCTCTCGTACTTTCGATCAGATATTTAAAGAACATCTGGATGGCGT GCGCTCTGGTGGTGAGAAAGTTTATGGAGTGTTTGACAATCAATTTCCAGCTGCTTTGAAACGGTTGCAGTTTGACAGGTATCTTTCAATGGATAACATCCGAAAGCTAATTACTGAAGCAGATGGATACCAGCCTCATCTAATTGCTCCTGAACAAGGTTACCGTCGCCTTATTGAATCTTCCTTGATTTGCATCAGAGGTCCTGCAGAGATGGCTGTTGATGCG GTTCATGGCATATTGAAGGATCTAGCTCAGAAATCTATCAATGAGACTACG GAACTAAAGCAGTATCCCACTTTAAGAGTAGAAGTTGCGAATGCAGCATTTGAGTCACTGGAAAGGATgaaaaaagaaagcaagagaGCAACTCTACAGCTAGTAGATATGGAATGTGGTTACCTAACAGTTGACTTTTTCCGCAAGCTTCCTCAAGATATTGACAAGGGTGGAAATCCGACACACTCACTCTTCGATAGATACAATGATGCATACCTCCGGCGGGTTG GACACAATGTGTTAAGCTATGTCAACATGGTTTGTTCGAGTTTAAGGATTGCTATTCCAAAGTCCATCATCTACTGTCAAGTACGAGAGGCCAAACGCTGCTTGCTCGATCATTTCTTCGCAGAGTTGGGTGCAAAGGAGGTGAGGATT TTGGCTAAGTTGTTGGACGAGGATCCGGCGGTAATGCAGAGGCGTACATTGCTTGCAAAGAGGCTAGAGTTGTACAGAAGTGCCCAGTTTGAGATTGAAGCAGTTGCTTGGTCTAAGtag
- the LOC126620379 gene encoding uncharacterized protein LOC126620379 produces the protein MDSVVTKHSLTSFNLSPFQSTTAAATSSFSFFRFSHSRKLRTSTSSISCSHRPPSNPKYPKPGSDSHNFPLNPLWVLVPVLQSIGVLASSRTQKWVSFLQAYGGSESFVEAKSNDFLHNSGIGVALLSVTTNAKVKISPFVAQLAANPTFVSGLFAWFMAQSMKVLLNFFVERKWDFRILYSSGGMPSSHSALCTALTTSVALCHGVADSLFPVSLGFSLIVMYDAIGVRRHAGMQAEVLNIVVEYLFKGHPISQKKLKELLGYTPSQVIGGALLGILVACVCCQGSLVAS, from the exons ATGGACTCAGTTGTAACGAAACACTCACTCACTTCCTTTAATCTCAGCCCCTTTCAATCCACCACCGCCGCAGCaacctcctccttctccttcttcagaTTCTCTCACTCCAGAAAACTCAGAACTTCAACGTCCTCAATCTCCTGCTCCCACAGACCaccttccaatccaaaatacccaaaacccGGATCGGATTCTCATAATTTCCCCCTAAATCCCCTCTGGGTTTTGGTCCCGGTCCTCCAAAGCATCGGAGTCTTGGCCTCCTCACGAACCCAGAAGTGGGTTTCTTTCCTACAGGCTTACGGAGGGTCAGAGAGTTTCGTGGAAGCAAAAAGCAATGACTTTTTACACAATAGCGGGATTGGGGTGGCGTTGCTGAGCGTGACGACCAATGCCAAGGTGAAAATTAGTCCTTTCGTGGCGCAATTGGCTGCGAATCCGACCTTTGTTTCGGGGCTTTTCGCATGGTTTATGGCGCAGTCAATGAAGGTTTTGCTGAACTTCTTTGTGGAGAGGAAGTGGGATTTCAGAATATTGTATTCCTCCGGAGGTATGCCGTCGTCGCACTCGGCGTTGTGCACGGCATTGACGACGTCTGTGGCGCTCTGTCACGGGGTTGCGGACTCGCTTTTTCCGGTTAGTTTGGGGTTCAGTCTCATTGTTATGTATGATGCTATTGGTGTTCGACGGCATGCTGGTATGCAAGCAGAG GTCCTTAACATAGTCGTTGAGTACTTGTTCAAAGGGCATCCCATCAGCCAGAAAAAGCTCAAGGAACTCCTTGGCTACACTCCCTCCCAGGTTATTGGTGGAGCTCTCCTCGGCATTTTGGTTGCTTGCGTTTGTTGTCAGGGCAGCTTGGTTGCCTCCTGA